The Brevundimonas sp. SORGH_AS_0993 genome segment GCTGGTGTTCCCGGGCGGCATGCCGAACTTCGGGCCCATGGCCTCAATCCGGATCGGGGATCGGTTCCCGATCATCACGCTCGGCGAGGCCGGGCCGCAGCTCGTCACCACGCCCTGGGCGTGGAAGTCGCCGCATGGTCCGCCGGTCTTCAACTTCCGGTCGGACGGTCGATCCTTCGCCAACTCTGTCCGGTGCCTGATCCCGGCGGACGGCTTCTTCGAGTTCACCGATCCGGAGGCCGGACAGAAGCGGAAGACGAAGTGGCGCTTCACCCTTTCCGGCGAACGCCTCTTCTGGATCGCGGGCCTGGTGAAGGAGGGCGCCTTCGCCATGCTGACCACCGAGCCGGGGCCAGATATCGCGCCCTATCACAACCGTCAGATCGTCGTGCTGCGTCCCGAGGAAGGCGCGGCCTGGCTGCATCTCCAGAAGCCGGAGGCCGAGCTGTTGCGGGCGCTGCCCGCCGGGTCCCTAGATGTCGAGAAGGTCTTCCCGGCAGCGGCGTGAGCCGTGTCGAGAGGAGAGCCGAGGGGCGTGCCGAGCCGGTCTCTGCTGTCCTTGGGAGGGCGGCGGACCGGCGGACTTGCATCTCTCCTGACGCGCGCCAGCGGGCGCGGCCTCTCAATGGGCGGATCTGACCGGAGCCGGTCCGGCTTCGCGCAACCGCGCGCTCGGCTTTCTTCCCCGGCCTGACGGCCTCCTCGCGAGACAAGAAAGCCTCCCTAGCGGTCCTCCGCTGTGCTGCGGGGCTCCCTGCGGTCGTCCTGCGCGCCGTCCCGTCTCCGGTCGCCCGATCGCCATCGAGGCCGCGGCAGGCGTGGCCCGACAGCAAAGGAGAGACTGCAATGGCCACCATCGGCACCTTCACCGCCCAGGGCGACGGCTACACCGGCTCGATCAAGACCCTGACCCTCAACGTCAAGACCGCCGTCCTGCGGCCAAACGAGAAGAGCGACGACAAGGCCCCCGACTATCGCATCTTCGCCGGCCAGACCGAGTTCGGCGCGGCCTGGAAGAAGACCAGCCAGCAGAACCGCGACTACCTCTCGGTCAAGCTCGACGATCCCAGCTTCCCGGCCCCGATCTACGCCTCCCTGGTCGAGGTCGATGGCGGGCACAGCCTGATCTGGTCCCGCTGACCTGAAGCCGCGGCGGCGCGGGTCACGCGCCGTCGCTCACTCCTTTCCATCCGTCAAATCCGAGGAGGCCGCCATGTCGCGCCCCGCCGCTCCCGCACGCCCGGACATCCACGCCCGCATCACCCAGCAGATCATCACCCAGCTTGAGGCCGGGGTCCGGCCCTGGACCCAGCCCTGGACAGCCGCCGCACCCGTCAGCCGCCCGCTCCGCCACGACGGCACGCCCTATACCGGCATCAACGTCGTCCTGCTCTGGTCGGAGGC includes the following:
- a CDS encoding SOS response-associated peptidase, which produces MCNEFQLILPFDEVIETFNRSGDPLVFPGGMPNFGPMASIRIGDRFPIITLGEAGPQLVTTPWAWKSPHGPPVFNFRSDGRSFANSVRCLIPADGFFEFTDPEAGQKRKTKWRFTLSGERLFWIAGLVKEGAFAMLTTEPGPDIAPYHNRQIVVLRPEEGAAWLHLQKPEAELLRALPAGSLDVEKVFPAAA
- a CDS encoding DUF736 domain-containing protein; the encoded protein is MATIGTFTAQGDGYTGSIKTLTLNVKTAVLRPNEKSDDKAPDYRIFAGQTEFGAAWKKTSQQNRDYLSVKLDDPSFPAPIYASLVEVDGGHSLIWSR